The Methanococcoides methylutens MM1 genome has a window encoding:
- the mtbC gene encoding dimethylamine corrinoid protein MtbC, with product MGGCNTTNEELFKTLSDAVVSCKKDDVVAAVEKAKGQAPAVELIDNGLAAGMNEVGVLFERGKLFLPHVMMAADAMTAGVDLLQDELASGEGAGSKLGVIVNGTVEGDVHDIGKAIVSTMLQAAGFEVHDIGRDVPLQNFIDKCKEVDADLVGLSALMTTTLQGQKDVIELLKENGMRDGIKVMVGGAPATDAWAKKIGADCYAENASEAVAKAKELLL from the coding sequence ATTGGAGGTTGTAACACGACAAACGAAGAATTATTCAAAACACTATCCGATGCGGTAGTAAGTTGCAAAAAAGATGATGTAGTGGCTGCAGTAGAGAAGGCAAAGGGCCAGGCTCCAGCAGTAGAACTTATTGACAACGGTCTTGCAGCAGGCATGAACGAAGTCGGTGTACTCTTCGAGAGAGGAAAACTCTTCCTTCCACACGTTATGATGGCAGCTGACGCAATGACAGCTGGTGTAGATTTACTTCAGGACGAGCTTGCATCCGGCGAAGGCGCAGGATCTAAACTCGGTGTAATCGTCAACGGTACCGTCGAGGGTGACGTTCACGACATCGGTAAGGCAATCGTCTCAACAATGCTTCAGGCAGCAGGTTTCGAAGTCCACGATATTGGAAGGGATGTCCCACTCCAGAACTTCATCGACAAGTGCAAGGAAGTAGATGCTGACCTGGTCGGTCTTTCCGCACTTATGACAACCACACTTCAGGGCCAGAAAGATGTTATCGAGCTTCTCAAAGAGAACGGCATGAGGGATGGAATTAAGGTCATGGTCGGTGGCGCACCAGCAACAGATGCATGGGCAAAGAAGATCGGTGCAGACTGCTATGCAGAAAACGCAAGTGAAGCAGTTGCAAAAGCAAAAGAGTTACTTCTTTAA
- a CDS encoding winged helix-turn-helix domain-containing protein, translating to MKSSLSDTIWLSEKRKNLLLLLVEGPRNIDQIKTSLNVTSKAMMPQIKILKEQDMIIQNENDDYELSDVGKIIVMNMSPLLKTLEVIEENREYWATRDLTAIPEPLAYRLGELGQCMHIEPDLNHMFDLPVEFTENLIRSKDVKMFASYFHPLYPELFSEIVEKDIRFELILTDSVLDRMKNDCLDNLQLLMSSENTQLYVCDDSIKLTTVSVTERFTYISLFNKDGRYDHRKIMSFDDSARIWGEELFSYYQERSSLLEDI from the coding sequence ATGAAATCCTCATTAAGTGATACAATATGGCTTTCTGAAAAAAGGAAAAACCTTCTTTTACTGCTCGTAGAGGGACCAAGGAACATCGACCAGATCAAAACGTCCCTGAATGTCACATCAAAGGCCATGATGCCACAGATAAAGATACTGAAAGAGCAGGACATGATCATCCAGAATGAAAATGATGATTATGAACTTTCTGATGTCGGAAAGATAATAGTAATGAACATGAGCCCTTTATTGAAAACTCTCGAAGTAATAGAAGAAAATCGGGAGTACTGGGCGACCCGTGACCTTACAGCAATACCAGAACCTCTTGCATACCGGCTGGGAGAACTGGGCCAATGCATGCATATTGAACCTGACCTTAACCACATGTTCGACCTTCCGGTGGAATTCACAGAGAACCTGATAAGGTCAAAGGATGTGAAGATGTTTGCATCATATTTCCACCCACTATATCCGGAACTGTTTTCAGAGATCGTTGAAAAAGATATCAGGTTCGAGCTAATTCTAACAGATTCGGTCCTTGATCGAATGAAGAACGATTGCCTTGACAATCTTCAACTTCTCATGTCATCCGAAAATACACAACTCTATGTGTGTGATGATAGCATCAAACTTACCACAGTCTCCGTAACTGAACGTTTTACATATATATCCCTCTTCAACAAGGATGGCAGATACGATCACAGAAAGATAATGAGCTTTGATGATAGTGCCCGCATCTGGGGCGAAGAGTTATTCTCATACTACCAGGAAAGGTCAAGCCTGCTGGAAGACATCTAA